One window of the Buchnera aphidicola (Shivaphis celti) genome contains the following:
- the ilvC gene encoding ketol-acid reductoisomerase — translation MKNYFNQLNFREKVIQLQNCKFLKKSEFYDVLRFLKSKKIVIVGCGAQGLNQGLNMRDSGLNVSFALKKNSILNKNQSWKNAIRNKFLVGEYNSLIPHADLVINLTPDKQHTNVVQSILPLMKKNAILGYSHGFNIVEVGEKIRKDITVIMVAPKCPGTEVREEYKRGFGVPALIAVHSENDPLKKGLNIAKSWACAIGSHHAGVLYSSFIAEVKSDLMGEQTILCGLLQSSSIVIYDKLIASGYSSDYAVKLLQHGWEIITESVKHGGITLMLNRVSNSAKNRICELSNKLKIKLSPLFQQHMDDILSGKFSYDMIADWNNGDKNLLTWRTKVKNTNLEKAPESTYSLSEEEYFRHGTLMIAILKAGIELAFDIMVSSGMKPESAYYESLHELPLIANTVSRKRFHEMNLVISDTAEYGSYLFTFRSISILRSFINVLPKEDIGMEYPNKNISNLDLQKIYENIANHPIENIGKKLRKNMINMKSITNNI, via the coding sequence ATGAAGAATTATTTTAATCAATTGAACTTTAGAGAAAAAGTTATACAATTACAAAATTGTAAATTTTTAAAGAAAAGTGAATTTTATGATGTATTGCGATTTTTAAAATCTAAAAAAATTGTTATTGTTGGTTGTGGTGCGCAAGGATTAAATCAAGGATTAAATATGCGTGATTCAGGGTTGAATGTTTCCTTTGCATTAAAAAAAAATAGTATTTTAAATAAAAATCAGTCTTGGAAAAATGCTATAAGAAATAAATTTTTGGTTGGTGAATATAATAGTTTAATACCCCATGCTGATTTAGTAATTAATTTAACTCCGGATAAACAACATACAAATGTTGTTCAGTCTATTCTTCCATTAATGAAAAAAAATGCAATTTTAGGGTATTCACATGGATTTAATATTGTAGAAGTAGGAGAGAAAATTAGAAAAGATATTACAGTAATTATGGTTGCTCCAAAATGTCCAGGAACGGAAGTACGTGAAGAATATAAACGAGGGTTTGGAGTTCCTGCTTTAATTGCGGTACATTCCGAAAATGATCCGTTAAAAAAAGGTTTAAACATTGCAAAATCTTGGGCTTGTGCAATTGGTAGTCATCATGCTGGTGTTTTATATTCTTCTTTTATTGCAGAAGTAAAATCAGATTTGATGGGTGAACAAACTATTTTGTGTGGTTTATTGCAATCAAGTTCAATTGTTATTTATGATAAATTAATTGCTAGCGGTTATTCATCAGATTATGCAGTAAAGTTATTACAACATGGATGGGAGATCATTACAGAGTCTGTGAAACATGGCGGCATTACTTTAATGTTAAATCGTGTATCTAATTCTGCAAAAAATAGAATATGTGAATTATCAAACAAACTTAAAATAAAATTATCTCCTTTATTTCAACAGCATATGGATGATATTTTATCAGGAAAATTTTCTTATGATATGATAGCTGATTGGAATAATGGCGATAAAAATTTATTGACATGGCGTACTAAAGTTAAGAATACAAATCTTGAAAAAGCACCTGAATCAACATATTCTTTATCAGAAGAAGAATATTTTCGTCACGGGACTTTAATGATTGCGATATTAAAAGCAGGGATAGAATTGGCATTTGATATTATGGTTTCTTCTGGAATGAAACCAGAATCAGCATATTATGAATCTTTACACGAGCTACCATTAATTGCTAATACAGTATCTAGAAAAAGATTTCATGAAATGAATCTTGTGATTTCTGATACAGCAGAATATGGTAGTTACTTATTTACCTTCCGATCGATATCAATATTACGTAGTTTTATTAATGTATTGCCGAAAGAGGATATAGGAATGGAATATCCGAATAAAAATATCAGTAATCTTGATTTACAAAAAATATATGAAAATATTGCCAATCATCCTATTGAAAATATAGGGAAAAAGTTACGAAAGAATATGATCAATATGAAAAGTATTACAAATAATATTTAA